Proteins encoded together in one Lathamus discolor isolate bLatDis1 chromosome 3, bLatDis1.hap1, whole genome shotgun sequence window:
- the LOC136009639 gene encoding UDP-glucuronosyltransferase 1A1-like isoform X5, giving the protein MVMLVLLLSVLSLAAGGKLLVVPVDGSHWLSMREVLDGLRQKGHEILVVAPEISLHIKPSKGIVMKTYPVPFTQEEMDGSFQAFFQDIFEEGSFLERFIRTYQRTKETSAMLMASCKQLLYNKELISYLEESEFDAVLTNPILPCGQIVAERLSLPSVFLLQKMPCGLEYGATQCPSPPSYIPRMFTGLTDHMNFLQRVKNLIFDFPNYFLCDFVFQPYAKLASEVLERDVTVNDLLSQASIWLMKLDFVLHYPQPLMPNMIMVSGVTCAHKKLTQEFEAIVNASGEHGIIVFSLGSMVSEIPMKKAKEIADALGTVPQTVLWRYTGKVPSDMPKNIKLTKWLPQNDLLAHPKTRAFITHGGSHGIYEGICNAVPMVLMPLFGDQMDNAKRIESRGAGLTLNILEMTTQDISTALHTVINDKKYKENIKRLSELHLDRPIHPMDLAVHWVEFVMRHKGAPHLRPAAHDLNWIQYHSLDVIAFLIVVVLLSLFIFLKCCLFCCRRCCCKKGRTRKPTKSKSH; this is encoded by the exons GATGCTAGTTTTGCTCCTATCTGTGCTCAGTTTGGCTGCTGGTGGGAAGCTGCTGGTGGTGCCAGTGGATGGGAGTCATTGGCTTAGCATGCGAGAAGTGTTGGATGGTCTCAGGCAGAAGGGACATGAAATACTCGTCGTTGCACCTGAAATCAGTTTACACATAAAGCCCTCTAAGGGTATTGTTATGAAAACGTACCCAGTCCCTTTCACACAGGAAGAGATGGATGGAAGCTTCCAAGCTTTTTTTCAGGACATATTTGAAGAAGGATCATTCCTGGAAAGATTTATTAGGACGTACCAACGGACAAAAGAAACCTCTGCCATGTTGATGGCCAGCTGTAAACAGTTACTGTACAACAAAGAGCTTATCAGCTATCTTGAGGAGAGCGAGTTTGATGCTGTCCTTACTAACCCTATATTACCCTGTGGGCAAATAGTGGCAGAGCGTCTCTCACTTCCTTCAGTGTTTCTCTTGCAGAAAATGCCATGTGGTTTAGAATATGGAGCCACCCAATGTCCCAGTCCCCCTTCTTATATCCCCAGGATGTTCACAGGACTTACAGACCACATGAACTTCCTCCAGCGGGTGAAGAATCTAATCTTTGACTTCCcgaattattttctctgtgatttTGTCTTCCAACCATATGCGAAACTGGCTTCTGAGGTCCTTGAGCGAGATGTCACTGTGAATGATCTCTTGAGCCAGGCTTCCATTTGGCTCATGAAGCTGGACTTTGTTTTACACTATCCGCAACCATTGATGCCCAACATGATTATGGTTAGTGGAGTAACCTGTGCTCACAAGAAGCTAACTCAG GAATTCGAAGCTATTGTGAATGCCTCTGGAGAACATGGCATTATTGTCTTCTCCCTGGGCTCCATGGTCTCTGAGATCCCTATGAAGAAAGCCAAAGAAATTGCAGATGCCTTGGGAACAGTCCCTCAAACG GTTTtgtggcgatacactggaaaaGTGCCCTCTGACATGCCCAAGAACATAAAGCTCACCAAATGGCTGCCCCAGAACGACCTTCTCG CTCACCCTAAGACTCGTGCCTTTATTACCCACGGAGGCTCCCATGGCATTTACGAGGGCATATGCAATGCAGTGCCAATGGTGCTGATGCCTTTATTTGGAGACCAGATGGACAACGCCAAGCGAATAGAGTCACGGGGAGCAGGACTGACACTGAATATACTTGAAATGACAACACAAGACATATCCACTGCCCTGCACACAGTTATTAATGATAAAAA GTACAAAGAGAACATCAAGCGCCTCTCAGAGCTTCACCTCGACAGGCCCATCCACCCCATGGACCTGGCTGTGCACTGGGTGGAGTTTGTAATGAGACACAAAGGAGCCCCACACCTCcgacctgctgctcacgacCTGAACTGGATCCAGTACCACTCTCTGGATGTCATCGCCTTTCTCATCGTGGTGGTCCTACTCTCCCTCTtcatttttctgaagtgctgcCTGTTCTGCTGCCGCAGGTGCTGCTGTAAGAAGGGAAgaaccagaaagccaaccaaaTCCAAGTCCCACTAG
- the LOC136009639 gene encoding UDP-glucuronosyltransferase 1A1-like isoform X3, with the protein MGSSNAGFHSLASWLALFLLLWTFAEGGKLLVIPIDGSHWLSMRPVVEQLQHRGHEIVVLAPEINLRIGLSGRYTMKTYRVSYTKEFVEAEFKNLGYRSFTPQPFSAKFSNLANISSLFLDSCKHLLGNKELIESLGESKFDAVFMDPFFPCGQIVAEHLSLPSVYLVRGLPCSLDFHATLCPHPPSYIPRFFTRYTDRMRLLQRVGNLLASLSSSLLCSFLYAPYNTVIKEFLQREATLLELLSHASIWLMKYDFVFEYPRPLMPNMVLIGGISCTQKKALSQEFEAIVNASGEHGIIVFSLGSMVSEIPMKKAKEIADALGTVPQTVLWRYTGKVPSDMPKNIKLTKWLPQNDLLAHPKTRAFITHGGSHGIYEGICNAVPMVLMPLFGDQMDNAKRIESRGAGLTLNILEMTTQDISTALHTVINDKKYKENIKRLSELHLDRPIHPMDLAVHWVEFVMRHKGAPHLRPAAHDLNWIQYHSLDVIAFLIVVVLLSLFIFLKCCLFCCRRCCCKKGRTRKPTKSKSH; encoded by the exons ATGGGTTCTTCAAATGCAGGATTTCATTCTCTTGCCTCCTGGCTTGCGCTTTTCCTGCTCCTGTGGACCTTTGCTGAAGGTGGAAAGCTCTTGGTTATACCCATCGATGGCAGCCACTGGCTCAGCATGCGCCCGGTTGTGGAGCAGCTCCAACACAGGGGACATGAAATTGTGGTGCTTGCACCAGAGATAAACTTGCGGATAGGTTTGTCAGGGCGTTATACCATGAAAACATACCGTGTGTCTTACACCAAGGAGTTTGTGGAGGCAGAGTTTAAAAATCTGGGCTATAGGAGCTTTACACCTCAACCCTTCTCAGCAAAATTCTCCAATTTGGCAAATATCTCATCCCTTTTCTTGGATTCCTGCAAACATCTCTTGGGTAACAAAGAGCTGATTGAATCCCTTGGAGAAAGCAAATTTGATGCTGTCTTTATGGatcctttttttccatgtggACAAATAGTGGCTGAacatctctccctcccttccgtGTACCTCGTACGGGGACTGCCATGCAGCCTAGACTTCCATGCTACCCTCTGTCCGCATCCTCCTTCCTACATTCCGAGGTTCTTCACTCGCTACACGGACCGCATGAGGCTTCTCCAGCGTGTGGGCAACCTCCTTGCTAGCCTGAGCAGTTCTCTGCTTTGCAGTTTCCTTTATGCACCATACAATACCGTGATCAAAGAATTCCTCCAACGAGAGGCAACACTGCTGGAGCTCTTAAGCCACGCATCTATTTGGCTCATGAAATATGACTTCGTGTTTGAGTATCCCAGACCCTTAATGCCTAATATGGTCTTGATTGGGGGCATAAGCTGCACTCAGAAAAAAGCGTTATCCCAG GAATTCGAAGCTATTGTGAATGCCTCTGGAGAACATGGCATTATTGTCTTCTCCCTGGGCTCCATGGTCTCTGAGATCCCTATGAAGAAAGCCAAAGAAATTGCAGATGCCTTGGGAACAGTCCCTCAAACG GTTTtgtggcgatacactggaaaaGTGCCCTCTGACATGCCCAAGAACATAAAGCTCACCAAATGGCTGCCCCAGAACGACCTTCTCG CTCACCCTAAGACTCGTGCCTTTATTACCCACGGAGGCTCCCATGGCATTTACGAGGGCATATGCAATGCAGTGCCAATGGTGCTGATGCCTTTATTTGGAGACCAGATGGACAACGCCAAGCGAATAGAGTCACGGGGAGCAGGACTGACACTGAATATACTTGAAATGACAACACAAGACATATCCACTGCCCTGCACACAGTTATTAATGATAAAAA GTACAAAGAGAACATCAAGCGCCTCTCAGAGCTTCACCTCGACAGGCCCATCCACCCCATGGACCTGGCTGTGCACTGGGTGGAGTTTGTAATGAGACACAAAGGAGCCCCACACCTCcgacctgctgctcacgacCTGAACTGGATCCAGTACCACTCTCTGGATGTCATCGCCTTTCTCATCGTGGTGGTCCTACTCTCCCTCTtcatttttctgaagtgctgcCTGTTCTGCTGCCGCAGGTGCTGCTGTAAGAAGGGAAgaaccagaaagccaaccaaaTCCAAGTCCCACTAG
- the LOC136009639 gene encoding UDP-glucuronosyltransferase 1A1-like isoform X4, whose product MERYQIYKGLVLFLSFWSLAEGGKLLVIPQDGSHWLSMRVVLEKLWERGHEVVAVIPDAALLLKSSQSFTIKTYSVPYTQEFVDEFYNSLGEKSFTNPSLLDKITLFSNLSELTNVYTTSCRHLLYDEELMKYLQDSKFDAIMMDPVLPCGPILAEYLSLPSVYFMRGLPCNLDYKAAQCPSPSSYVPKIFTYSSDNMTFAERVKNFLLGASEHVFCDLFYLNYKNLASEFLRRKVTMLQLFSQASVYLMRYDFVFEYPRPIMPNMVYVGGINCKQKQPLSEEFEAIVNASGEHGIIVFSLGSMVSEIPMKKAKEIADALGTVPQTVLWRYTGKVPSDMPKNIKLTKWLPQNDLLAHPKTRAFITHGGSHGIYEGICNAVPMVLMPLFGDQMDNAKRIESRGAGLTLNILEMTTQDISTALHTVINDKKYKENIKRLSELHLDRPIHPMDLAVHWVEFVMRHKGAPHLRPAAHDLNWIQYHSLDVIAFLIVVVLLSLFIFLKCCLFCCRRCCCKKGRTRKPTKSKSH is encoded by the exons ATGGAGAGGTACCAAATCTACAAGGGGcttgttctctttctttctttctggagTTTGGCAGAAGGTGGGAAGCTCTTGGTTATACCTCAGGATGGAAGTCACTGGCTGAGCATGCGTGTGGTTCTGGAGAAACTCTGGGAGAGGGGGCATGAAGTTGTTGCAGTGATTCCTGATGCTGCTTTGCTCCTTAAAAGCTCACAATCTTTTACCATCAAAACATACTCCGTGCCTTACACACAGGAGTTTGTGGATGAATTTTACAATTCCCTTGGTGAAAAGAGTTTTACCAACCCTTCCCTTCTTGACAAAATCACATTATTCAGCAATTTATCAGAACTGACCAATGTGTACACTACTTCTTGTCGGCATCTCTTATATGATGAAGAACTCATGAAGTACCTCCAGGACAGCAAATTTGATGCCATTATGATGGATCCCGTGTTGCCCTGTGGACCAATTCTTGCAGAATATCTCTCTCTCCCTTCAGTGTACTTCATGCGTGGTCTTCCATGCAATTTAGACTACAAAGCCGCCCAGTGTCCAAGTCCTTCTTCTTATGTGCCAAAAATTTTCACGTACAGCTCAGATAACATGACATTTGCTGAGCGTGTGAAGAACTTCCTGCTTGGGGCTTCAGAACATGTGTTCTGTGACCTGTTTTACTTAAACTACAAGAACTTAGCTTCTGAGTTTCTTCGCAGAAAAGTAACAATGCTGCAACTATTTAGCCAAGCATCCGTTTATCTGATGAGATACGACTTTGTTTTTGAGTATCCACGCCCAATAATGCCAAACATGGTCTATGTTGGAGGCATCAACTGTAAGCAGAAGCAGCCATTATCAGAG GAATTCGAAGCTATTGTGAATGCCTCTGGAGAACATGGCATTATTGTCTTCTCCCTGGGCTCCATGGTCTCTGAGATCCCTATGAAGAAAGCCAAAGAAATTGCAGATGCCTTGGGAACAGTCCCTCAAACG GTTTtgtggcgatacactggaaaaGTGCCCTCTGACATGCCCAAGAACATAAAGCTCACCAAATGGCTGCCCCAGAACGACCTTCTCG CTCACCCTAAGACTCGTGCCTTTATTACCCACGGAGGCTCCCATGGCATTTACGAGGGCATATGCAATGCAGTGCCAATGGTGCTGATGCCTTTATTTGGAGACCAGATGGACAACGCCAAGCGAATAGAGTCACGGGGAGCAGGACTGACACTGAATATACTTGAAATGACAACACAAGACATATCCACTGCCCTGCACACAGTTATTAATGATAAAAA GTACAAAGAGAACATCAAGCGCCTCTCAGAGCTTCACCTCGACAGGCCCATCCACCCCATGGACCTGGCTGTGCACTGGGTGGAGTTTGTAATGAGACACAAAGGAGCCCCACACCTCcgacctgctgctcacgacCTGAACTGGATCCAGTACCACTCTCTGGATGTCATCGCCTTTCTCATCGTGGTGGTCCTACTCTCCCTCTtcatttttctgaagtgctgcCTGTTCTGCTGCCGCAGGTGCTGCTGTAAGAAGGGAAgaaccagaaagccaaccaaaTCCAAGTCCCACTAG